Part of the Virgibacillus natechei genome is shown below.
CAAGCTCTGTTGCATTTCCAGTAACATCTTGGTACACCCCATATAAAGAAGGTACACCTGCTCCGTCTTCATACGTCCTGCGAACTAAATGTCCAGGTCCTTTTGGTGCAACAAGGAATACATCGACATCAGATGGTGGAACGATTTGATTAAAGTGAATGTTAAATCCATGGGCAAATGCAATGGCATTACCTGATTTCAGATTTGGTTTAATACTTTCCTGATACACATATGGCTGAAGTTCATCCGGCAACAGCACCATAACAACATCTGCTGTACTTGTTGCATCTGCTACAGAAAGAACTGTAAAGCCATCTTCCTCTGCCTTTTCCTGTGATTTACCTGGTCTTAGTCCTACAACAACATCATAGCCGCTTTCTCGAAGATTCAGTGCATGTGCATGCCCCTGTGATCCATAACCAACTACTGCGATTTTCTTTCCTTGCAATACCTCTTTTTGAACATCTTTTTCATAAAGTACTTTTGACATTATAAACTTCCTCTCTTTTTTTAGATTATTAGATTATTAGATTAGACTTACACTGAAAATGAGTTAATTTCTGTTACCTGCTGTGGCTGTTGGCCTCTTAAAAAAGCAGTGACCCCTGTTTTCGTGAGCTCTTTTATTCCATAAGGCCGCAGTAAGGTGATTAACGCGTCCACCTTATCCGGTTTCCCTGTCACCTGTACCGTTAGACTGTCTTTACTCAGGTCGATAACCGATGCACGAAATGGTGCTATTACCCCCTGGATTTCAGTACGTGACTGCCCATTGCCACCAACTCTTATGAGAGCGAGCTCCCTGGCGACCATTGCTTTGTCTGTAATATCCGATACTTTTAAAATATCTATTTGTTTGTTTAATTGCTTCGTCAATTGTTCTAGTTTCTGAGGATCGCTGACTTCCACAACAAATGTCATTTTGGCTATGCCTTCTGTTTCCGAATTTCCAACGGTAATACTGTCGATATTGAACTGCCGCTTGTTAAGCATCCCTGTAATCCGGTTCAGAACACCACTTCGATTCTGAACAGTAGCTGTTATAATACGCTTCATTTTGTCACCCCTATCATTTCCTGGATCCCTTTACCTGGGGCAATCATTGGATAAACACTTTCTTTTTGTTCAACCCGGCAATCCAAAACAACCGGCCCATCATATGCAAATACATCCTCTAGCACTTCAACAACGTCATCCTCTTTGTCTACTCTCAGTCCACGGATGCCATAGCTTTCAGCAAGTTTTACAAAATCAGGATTGGTTGATAAAAGTGATTCTGAATAGCGTTCCTCATAAAAACTTTCCTGCCATTGCCTTACCATTCCTAACGCTTCGTTATTGACGATAATTACTTTGACAGGGAGATTCCTATCTTTAAGAACAGATAGTTCCTGTAACGTCATTTGAAATCCACCGTCTCCAACCAGTGCAACAACTAAATCATTTGGTGCCCCCAATTGAGCACCGATTGCAGCTGGAAATCCGAATCCCATTGTACCGAGCCCTCCGGAAGTTACCCAGCGGTTAGGTTTATCAAAAGGATAGTGTTGTGCTGCCCACATCTGATGTTGCCCAACGTCTGTCGTAACAATTGCTTCCCCTTTCGACATGCGGTACACCTGCTCGGTGAGCCATTGCGGTGAAATGACATCATTTGACCGTTCATACCACAGCGGATACGTTGTTTTATTATGTTCCAACTTTTCCTTCCAGGCTTTATGGTCTGGCAACTCAATATCGCTATTTAATAATGCCTTTAAGGCTTCTTTTGCATCTCCAACGACGGGAATAGCTGTTGAAATGTTCTTCCCAATTTCTGCCGGGTCGATGTCAATATGAGCGACCTTAGCATCTGGTGCAAAGTGTTCTAACTTACCTGTAAGACGATCATCAAATCGAGCTCCGATATTAATTAGTAAATCACATTCATAAATCCCCATATTTGCCGCATATGTTCCGTGCATCCCAGCCATTCCTAGTGAAAGGTTGCTGGTTCCCGGGAATCCACCTAAGCCGAGTAATGTATTCGTCACTGGAAGCTGATATTTCTCGGCAAAAGCTTTGAGTTCATCTGAAGCCTTTGCCGTTACGACTCCAGCACCGGTCAGCAGTATCGGTTTCTTCGATCGGCTTAACGCATCCGCCAGCTTGCCGATTTGTAATGGATTAGGATGTTTCGTCGGCTGATACCCTGGTAA
Proteins encoded:
- the ilvB gene encoding biosynthetic-type acetolactate synthase large subunit; translation: MITGADLLIESLVDEQVDTIFGYPGGAVLPIYDALYRSLAPFKHILSRHEQGSIHAAEGYARVTGKPGIVLATSGPGATNLITGITDALMDSLPLVIFTGQVAKGVIGTDAFQESDVMGITTPITKYNYQVNHVSELPRIIKEAFHIAVTGRPGPVVIDIPKNISQETSPARSQRDFYLPGYQPTKHPNPLQIGKLADALSRSKKPILLTGAGVVTAKASDELKAFAEKYQLPVTNTLLGLGGFPGTSNLSLGMAGMHGTYAANMGIYECDLLINIGARFDDRLTGKLEHFAPDAKVAHIDIDPAEIGKNISTAIPVVGDAKEALKALLNSDIELPDHKAWKEKLEHNKTTYPLWYERSNDVISPQWLTEQVYRMSKGEAIVTTDVGQHQMWAAQHYPFDKPNRWVTSGGLGTMGFGFPAAIGAQLGAPNDLVVALVGDGGFQMTLQELSVLKDRNLPVKVIIVNNEALGMVRQWQESFYEERYSESLLSTNPDFVKLAESYGIRGLRVDKEDDVVEVLEDVFAYDGPVVLDCRVEQKESVYPMIAPGKGIQEMIGVTK
- the ilvN gene encoding acetolactate synthase small subunit; translation: MKRIITATVQNRSGVLNRITGMLNKRQFNIDSITVGNSETEGIAKMTFVVEVSDPQKLEQLTKQLNKQIDILKVSDITDKAMVARELALIRVGGNGQSRTEIQGVIAPFRASVIDLSKDSLTVQVTGKPDKVDALITLLRPYGIKELTKTGVTAFLRGQQPQQVTEINSFSV